The following coding sequences are from one Streptomyces sp. NBC_01232 window:
- a CDS encoding acyl-CoA dehydrogenase family protein → MSPATSTEEHKDLRSAVAALGKRYGREYLARVAREGGHPDELWADAAKLGYLGVNLPEEYGGGGGGIAELSIVLEELGAAGCPLLMMVVSPAICGTVIARFGTEEQKQTWLPGLADGSRTMAFGITEPDAGSNSHRITTTARRDGDDWILTGRKVFISGVDIADATLIVGRTEDARTGSLKPCLFIVPRDAPGFSRSVIEMELQAAEKQFELTLDEVRLPSSALVGDEDAGLLQLFAGLNPERIMTAAFAIGMGRHALAKAVDYAKTRQVWKEPIGAHQAVAHPLAQAHIELELARLMMQRAAQLYDAGDDMGAGEAANMAKYAAGEACVRAVDQSVHTLGGNGLTREYGLAALITASRVARIAPVSREMILNFISHQTLGLPKSY, encoded by the coding sequence ATGAGCCCCGCCACCAGCACCGAAGAGCACAAGGACCTGCGCTCCGCCGTCGCCGCCCTCGGGAAGCGCTACGGCCGCGAGTACCTCGCCCGCGTCGCCCGCGAGGGCGGCCACCCCGACGAGCTGTGGGCCGACGCCGCGAAGCTCGGCTACCTCGGGGTCAACCTCCCCGAGGAGTACGGCGGCGGAGGCGGCGGCATCGCCGAACTCTCCATCGTCCTCGAAGAACTGGGCGCCGCCGGCTGTCCGCTCCTCATGATGGTCGTCTCGCCCGCCATCTGCGGCACGGTCATCGCCCGCTTCGGCACGGAGGAGCAGAAGCAGACCTGGCTGCCCGGCCTCGCGGACGGCAGCCGCACCATGGCCTTCGGCATCACCGAACCCGACGCCGGATCCAACTCCCACCGGATCACCACCACGGCCCGCCGCGACGGCGACGACTGGATCCTCACCGGCCGCAAGGTCTTCATCTCCGGCGTCGACATCGCCGACGCCACCCTCATCGTCGGCCGCACCGAGGACGCCCGTACCGGCAGCCTCAAGCCGTGCCTGTTCATCGTCCCCCGCGACGCCCCCGGCTTCTCCCGCTCCGTCATCGAGATGGAACTCCAGGCGGCGGAGAAGCAGTTCGAACTGACCCTGGACGAGGTACGCCTGCCCTCCTCCGCCCTGGTGGGCGACGAGGACGCGGGCCTGCTCCAGCTGTTCGCCGGCCTCAACCCCGAACGGATCATGACCGCCGCCTTCGCCATCGGGATGGGCCGCCACGCCCTCGCCAAGGCCGTCGACTACGCGAAGACCCGCCAGGTGTGGAAGGAGCCCATCGGCGCGCACCAGGCCGTGGCCCACCCGCTGGCCCAGGCGCACATCGAACTGGAACTGGCCCGCCTGATGATGCAGAGGGCCGCCCAGCTGTACGACGCGGGCGACGACATGGGGGCGGGCGAGGCGGCGAACATGGCCAAGTACGCGGCGGGGGAGGCGTGCGTACGGGCGGTGGACCAGTCGGTCCACACCCTCGGCGGCAACGGCCTCACCCGCGAATACGGCCTGGCCGCCCTGATCACCGCCTCCCGCGTGGCCCGCATCGCCCCCGTCAGCCGCGAGATGATCCTCAACTTCATCTCCCACCAAACCCTGGGCCTCCCCAAGTCCTACTGA
- a CDS encoding TetR/AcrR family transcriptional regulator encodes MGTVTGSGPKQARSRVTRRHLLEAAVSCLAEHGWAGSTVAVVAERAGVSRGAAQHHFPTREDLFTAAVAYVAEERSTALRELFHAGPAARPAVVEALVDMYTGALFRAALQLWVAASNEEQLRPQVTELEARVGRETHRIAVELLGADESVPGVRETVQGLLDMARGLGLANVLTDDTARRSRVVAQWTRILDASLG; translated from the coding sequence ATGGGCACTGTGACCGGGTCCGGCCCCAAGCAGGCGCGCAGCCGCGTCACCCGCCGCCACCTCCTGGAGGCGGCCGTGTCCTGCCTGGCGGAGCACGGCTGGGCCGGTTCCACCGTCGCGGTCGTCGCCGAACGGGCAGGGGTCTCGCGCGGAGCGGCCCAGCACCACTTCCCGACCCGCGAGGACCTGTTCACCGCGGCCGTCGCCTACGTCGCCGAGGAGCGGTCCACGGCCCTGCGCGAGCTCTTCCACGCCGGTCCGGCCGCCCGCCCGGCCGTGGTGGAGGCGCTCGTGGACATGTACACGGGCGCACTGTTCCGGGCCGCGCTCCAGCTGTGGGTGGCCGCCTCCAACGAGGAGCAGCTGCGTCCCCAGGTCACCGAGCTGGAGGCCCGGGTCGGCCGCGAGACCCACCGCATCGCCGTCGAGCTGCTGGGTGCGGACGAGTCGGTGCCGGGCGTACGGGAGACCGTGCAGGGCCTGCTGGACATGGCCCGGGGCCTGGGCCTGGCCAATGTCCTGACCGACGACACGGCCCGCCGGTCCCGTGTGGTGGCCCAGTGGACCCGCATCCTCGACGCGTCCCTGGGCTGA
- the pdxH gene encoding pyridoxamine 5'-phosphate oxidase: protein MASVTDQDIDPAVMRKQYRSEIVDEGTLAENPMDQFALWFQQAADSHLFEPNAMVVSTATPDGRPSSRTVLLKQFDGRGFVFFTNYASRKGRELAENPHVGLLFPWHPIARQVIVTGTAARIGRDETAAYFRSRPHGSQLGAWASEQSSVIGSRAELDRRYAELEARYPEGEQVPVPPEWGGLRVVPESVEFWQGHENRLHDRLRYVRDGDEWRVERLCP from the coding sequence ATGGCCAGCGTGACCGATCAGGACATTGACCCCGCCGTGATGCGCAAGCAGTACCGCTCGGAGATCGTCGACGAGGGGACTCTCGCCGAGAACCCGATGGACCAGTTCGCCCTCTGGTTCCAGCAGGCCGCCGACTCGCACCTCTTCGAACCGAACGCCATGGTCGTATCGACGGCCACTCCCGACGGACGTCCCAGCTCGCGGACGGTACTGCTGAAGCAGTTCGACGGCCGGGGCTTCGTCTTCTTCACCAACTACGCCTCCCGCAAGGGCCGCGAGCTGGCCGAGAACCCGCACGTCGGGCTGCTCTTCCCCTGGCACCCCATCGCCCGTCAGGTGATCGTCACCGGTACGGCGGCCCGGATCGGCCGCGACGAGACGGCCGCGTACTTCCGCTCGCGCCCGCACGGCTCCCAGCTGGGCGCCTGGGCGAGCGAGCAGTCCAGCGTGATCGGGTCCCGTGCGGAGCTGGACCGCCGCTACGCCGAGCTGGAGGCCCGCTACCCGGAGGGCGAGCAGGTGCCGGTCCCGCCGGAGTGGGGCGGCCTGCGCGTGGTCCCGGAATCGGTGGAGTTCTGGCAGGGCCACGAGAACCGCCTGCACGACCGCCTGCGCTACGTCCGGGACGGGGACGAGTGGCGCGTGGAGCGGCTCTGCCCGTAG
- a CDS encoding acyclic terpene utilization AtuA family protein, with the protein MLTGGPLDVVTGDYLAELTMLILGRDRLKNPDLGYAKTFLRQLEEGLGLAHERGVRIVTNAGGLNPAGLADAVRQLAAKAGVPVRVAHVEGDDLTARTDGALTANAYLGGAGIAACLSAGADVVVTGRVTDAALVSGPAAWWFDWAPDDYDRLAGAVAAGHVLECGTQATGGNYSFFARHDVRRPGFPLAEISEDGSAVITKHPGTGGAVTAGTVTAQLLYETQGVRYLGPDVTTRLDTVRLTDEGADRVRIDGVRGEAPPADLKVGVTRIGGWRNEVVFVLTGLDIEAKADLVRSQLADALEGVADAAWTLSRTDHEDADTQETAAALLRLVVRDPSPDRVGRALTSTAVELALGSYPGFHVGSPPGPAQPYGVFTSTLIPSDQVPHVAVLPDGTRVRVPAPPPTPAAEPHPAPPARPPAPPVPPAEPRETVRAPLGALAGARSGDKGGDANVGVWAETDPAWDWLLHTLTAEVFQELLPETAQHTVTRHELPHLRALNFTVTGILGDGVASGHRFDPQAKALGEWLRARHLDIPVALLPAPEATP; encoded by the coding sequence ATGCTGACCGGCGGCCCGCTGGACGTGGTGACCGGGGACTACCTGGCCGAGCTGACCATGCTGATCCTGGGCCGCGACCGCCTGAAGAACCCGGACCTCGGCTACGCCAAGACCTTCCTGCGCCAGCTGGAGGAGGGGCTCGGGCTCGCGCACGAGCGGGGCGTACGGATCGTCACGAACGCCGGCGGCCTCAACCCGGCCGGACTCGCCGACGCGGTACGGCAACTGGCGGCGAAGGCCGGCGTACCGGTACGGGTGGCCCACGTCGAGGGCGACGACCTCACCGCGCGTACGGACGGGGCACTGACGGCCAACGCCTATCTCGGCGGCGCCGGGATCGCGGCCTGCCTGAGCGCCGGCGCGGACGTCGTGGTGACCGGCCGGGTCACGGACGCGGCCCTGGTCAGCGGCCCGGCGGCCTGGTGGTTCGACTGGGCCCCGGACGACTACGACCGGCTCGCGGGAGCGGTGGCCGCGGGCCACGTCCTGGAGTGCGGCACCCAGGCCACCGGCGGCAACTACTCCTTCTTCGCCCGGCACGACGTCCGCCGCCCCGGCTTCCCGCTGGCGGAGATCTCCGAGGACGGCTCCGCGGTCATCACCAAGCACCCCGGCACGGGCGGAGCCGTCACCGCGGGCACCGTCACCGCCCAGCTCCTCTACGAGACCCAGGGCGTCCGCTACCTCGGCCCCGACGTGACCACCCGCCTGGACACCGTCCGGCTGACCGACGAGGGAGCCGACCGGGTACGCATCGACGGCGTCCGCGGAGAGGCCCCGCCGGCCGACCTCAAGGTGGGCGTCACACGGATCGGCGGCTGGCGCAACGAGGTCGTCTTCGTCCTGACCGGCCTGGACATCGAGGCGAAGGCGGACCTCGTCCGGTCCCAGCTGGCCGACGCGCTCGAGGGCGTGGCGGACGCCGCCTGGACCCTGTCGCGCACCGACCACGAGGACGCCGACACCCAGGAGACGGCCGCCGCCCTGCTGAGGCTCGTGGTCCGTGACCCGTCCCCCGACCGGGTGGGCCGCGCCCTGACCTCGACGGCGGTCGAACTGGCCCTCGGCAGCTATCCGGGCTTCCATGTCGGCTCCCCGCCCGGACCGGCCCAGCCCTACGGCGTCTTCACCTCGACCCTGATCCCGTCGGACCAGGTCCCGCACGTGGCGGTCCTCCCGGACGGCACCCGCGTACGAGTCCCGGCTCCACCCCCCACCCCTGCGGCGGAGCCGCATCCAGCCCCGCCGGCCCGGCCCCCCGCACCCCCAGTCCCCCCGGCGGAGCCCCGGGAGACCGTCCGCGCCCCCCTCGGGGCGCTGGCAGGGGCCCGCAGCGGCGACAAGGGCGGCGACGCCAACGTCGGGGTCTGGGCCGAGACCGACCCTGCCTGGGACTGGCTGCTCCACACCCTCACCGCCGAGGTGTTCCAGGAACTGCTCCCCGAGACCGCGCAGCACACCGTCACCCGCCACGAACTCCCGCACCTGCGCGCCCTGAACTTCACCGTCACCGGCATCCTCGGCGACGGCGTCGCCTCCGGCCACCGCTTCGACCCCCAGGCCAAGGCCCTCGGCGAATGGCTCCGCGCCCGCCACCTCGACATTCCCGTCGCACTCCTGCCGGCCCCGGAGGCCACCCCATGA
- a CDS encoding PAS domain-containing protein, with protein sequence MSAYGRGETADDLLAALLDGMDAALCAFDSDGVITHWNREAERILGWTATEAVGRKGFEGWAVRAADAHDVQDRLMAAQHLPGRQVHEFALLTKDGGRVLVRTQSAGVPGSDGKPAGVYCAFSEVHAQIDLERSIALSEALMEDASWGVVLVDVDLRPAVVNAHAARAFGTGRTALLGRPLGELLTQGVEELEGALQHVLAEGAPPAPVELWVSVRTPEGVRRRCWRCGFLRLASPLAEEPVPLGVGWLFQDVTEARQEQLDTAQLRFRSHQLHRAGRAAAECEDPAEAAAVRLDFALAGFAEQALLDVLDPTADPERQRLVRSAASPPVLPGPGSIPVRYVAGHPALQALDRIGSVRSSAPRGEADAQWAQARQWPEGSAHALCTVLRSRGRTLGALTFLRGPSRVAFERADAAYAEEVAARVAADLDLAAGRDDPGPDEH encoded by the coding sequence GTGAGTGCTTACGGACGTGGTGAGACCGCCGACGATCTGCTCGCCGCGCTGCTGGACGGGATGGACGCCGCCCTGTGCGCGTTCGACTCCGACGGGGTGATCACCCACTGGAACCGTGAGGCCGAGCGGATCCTGGGCTGGACCGCCACCGAGGCCGTGGGACGCAAGGGCTTCGAGGGATGGGCGGTGCGGGCCGCCGACGCGCACGACGTCCAGGACCGGCTGATGGCCGCCCAGCACCTGCCCGGCCGGCAGGTGCACGAGTTCGCGCTGCTGACCAAGGACGGCGGGCGCGTCCTCGTACGGACCCAGTCCGCCGGAGTGCCGGGCTCGGACGGCAAACCCGCCGGCGTGTACTGCGCCTTCAGCGAGGTGCACGCGCAGATCGACCTCGAACGCTCCATCGCGCTGAGCGAGGCCCTGATGGAGGACGCCTCGTGGGGCGTCGTCCTGGTCGACGTCGACCTGCGGCCCGCCGTGGTCAACGCACACGCCGCACGCGCCTTCGGGACCGGCCGCACCGCCCTGCTCGGCCGCCCCCTCGGGGAACTGCTGACCCAGGGCGTCGAGGAGCTGGAGGGCGCACTCCAGCACGTGCTCGCCGAGGGCGCCCCGCCCGCGCCGGTGGAGCTGTGGGTCTCGGTGCGCACGCCCGAGGGGGTGCGGCGCAGGTGCTGGCGGTGCGGGTTCCTGCGGCTGGCCTCGCCGCTCGCGGAGGAGCCCGTACCCCTGGGCGTCGGCTGGCTGTTCCAGGACGTCACCGAGGCCCGTCAGGAGCAGCTGGACACCGCGCAGCTCAGGTTCCGCTCGCACCAGCTCCACCGGGCCGGGCGGGCCGCCGCCGAGTGCGAGGACCCGGCCGAGGCCGCTGCCGTACGCCTGGACTTCGCCCTCGCCGGCTTTGCCGAGCAGGCGCTGCTCGACGTACTGGACCCCACGGCCGACCCCGAGCGGCAGAGGCTCGTACGGTCCGCCGCGTCACCGCCGGTGCTGCCGGGCCCCGGGTCGATCCCCGTGCGGTACGTGGCCGGGCATCCGGCGCTGCAGGCGCTGGACCGGATCGGCTCGGTGCGCAGCAGCGCCCCCCGCGGGGAGGCGGACGCCCAGTGGGCGCAGGCCCGGCAATGGCCCGAGGGCTCGGCGCACGCGCTGTGCACGGTGCTGCGGAGCCGGGGGCGGACCCTGGGGGCGCTGACGTTCCTGCGCGGGCCCTCGCGGGTGGCCTTCGAGCGCGCGGACGCGGCGTACGCGGAGGAGGTCGCGGCCCGGGTCGCGGCCGACCTGGACCTGGCGGCGGGCCGCGACGACCCCGGCCCGGACGAGCACTAG
- a CDS encoding acyl-CoA carboxylase subunit beta — protein MTRLGTTVDPHAPEHAQARTAVLERLAALDSEHAKALEGGGEKYTARHRARGKLLARERVELLLDPDTPFLELSPLAAWGSDYPVGASMVTGIGTVEGVECLITANDPTVRGGASNPWTLKKALRANEIARRNRLPVISLVESGGADLPSQKEIFIPGGAIFRDITRLSAEGIPTVAVVFGNSTAGGAYVPGMSDHTVMIKDRSKVFLGGPPLVKMATGEESDDESLGGADMHARTSGLADHYALDEYDAIRQARRIVARLNHRKPHQDPPKAEEPLHDPEELLGIVPPDLKTPFDPREVIARIVDASDFDEFKPLYGPSLVTGWATLHGYPVGILANAQGVLFSAESQKAAQFIQLANQRDIPLLFLHNTTGYMVGKEYEQGGIIKHGSMMINAVSNSRVPHLSVLIGASYGAGHYGMCGRAYEPRFLFAWPSAKSAVMGPQQLAGVLSIVSRQSAAAKGLPYDEEADAGMRAFVEAQIESESLPMFLSGRLYDDGVIDPRDTRTVLGLCLSAVHNAPVEGARGGFGVFRM, from the coding sequence ATGACCCGCCTCGGCACCACCGTCGACCCCCACGCTCCGGAGCACGCGCAGGCCCGTACCGCCGTGCTGGAGCGCCTCGCCGCCCTCGACTCCGAGCACGCCAAGGCCCTGGAGGGCGGCGGCGAGAAGTACACGGCCCGCCACCGGGCCCGCGGCAAGCTCCTGGCGCGCGAGCGCGTCGAGCTGCTCCTCGACCCGGACACCCCGTTCCTGGAGCTGTCCCCGCTCGCCGCCTGGGGCAGCGACTATCCCGTCGGCGCCTCCATGGTCACCGGCATCGGCACGGTCGAGGGCGTCGAGTGCCTGATCACCGCCAACGACCCCACCGTCCGCGGCGGAGCCTCCAACCCGTGGACGCTGAAGAAGGCACTGCGGGCCAATGAGATCGCCCGCCGGAACCGCCTCCCCGTCATCAGCCTCGTGGAGTCCGGCGGCGCCGACCTGCCCTCCCAGAAGGAGATCTTCATCCCGGGCGGCGCGATCTTCCGCGACATCACCCGGCTCTCGGCCGAGGGCATCCCCACCGTCGCGGTCGTCTTCGGCAACTCCACCGCCGGAGGCGCGTACGTCCCCGGCATGTCCGACCACACCGTCATGATCAAGGACCGTTCCAAGGTGTTCCTCGGCGGCCCGCCCCTGGTCAAGATGGCCACCGGCGAGGAGAGCGACGACGAGTCCCTCGGCGGCGCCGACATGCACGCCCGCACCTCCGGACTCGCCGACCACTATGCCCTCGACGAGTACGACGCGATCCGCCAGGCCCGCCGCATCGTCGCCCGGCTCAACCACCGCAAGCCGCACCAGGACCCGCCGAAGGCCGAGGAACCCCTCCACGACCCCGAGGAACTCCTCGGCATCGTCCCGCCCGACCTCAAGACCCCCTTCGACCCGCGCGAGGTCATCGCCCGGATCGTCGACGCCTCCGACTTCGACGAGTTCAAGCCCCTCTACGGCCCCAGCCTCGTCACCGGCTGGGCCACCCTGCACGGCTACCCGGTCGGCATCCTCGCCAACGCGCAGGGCGTGCTGTTCAGCGCCGAGTCCCAGAAGGCCGCCCAGTTCATCCAGCTCGCCAACCAGCGCGACATCCCCCTCCTCTTCCTCCACAACACCACCGGCTACATGGTCGGCAAGGAGTACGAGCAGGGCGGCATCATCAAGCACGGCTCGATGATGATCAACGCGGTCTCCAACTCCCGCGTCCCCCACCTCTCCGTCCTCATCGGCGCGAGCTACGGCGCCGGCCACTACGGCATGTGCGGCCGCGCCTACGAGCCCCGCTTCCTCTTCGCCTGGCCCAGTGCCAAGTCCGCCGTCATGGGACCCCAGCAACTGGCCGGCGTGCTCTCCATCGTCTCCCGCCAGTCCGCCGCCGCGAAGGGACTCCCGTACGACGAGGAGGCCGACGCCGGGATGCGCGCCTTCGTCGAAGCGCAGATCGAGTCCGAGTCCCTGCCCATGTTCCTGTCCGGGCGGCTGTACGACGACGGGGTCATCGACCCGCGCGACACCCGTACCGTCCTCGGCCTGTGCCTCTCGGCCGTCCACAACGCTCCCGTCGAGGGCGCCCGTGGCGGCTTCGGCGTCTTCCGGATGTGA
- a CDS encoding citrate synthase 2, whose translation MSDFVPGLEGVVAFETEIAEPDKEGGSLRYRGVDIEDLVGHVSFGNVWGLLVDGAFNPGLPAAEPFPIPVHSGDIRVDVQSALAMLAPVWGLKPLLDIDAQTARDDLARAAVMALSYVAQSARGQGLPMVPQREIDKAESVVERFMIRWRGEPDPRHVKAVDAYWTSAAEHGMNASTFTARVIASTGADVAAALSGAVGAMSGPLHGGAPSRVLGMIEEIERTGDAVAYVKKALDKGERLMGFGHRVYRAEDPRARVLRRTAKELDAPRYEVAAALEKAALEELHARRPDRVLATNVEFWAAIMLDFAEVPAHMFTSMFSCARTAGWSAHILEQKRTGRLVRPSARYTGPGRRNPQEIEGYADIAETA comes from the coding sequence ATGTCCGACTTCGTACCCGGGCTCGAAGGGGTCGTCGCGTTCGAGACGGAGATCGCCGAGCCCGACAAGGAAGGCGGATCGCTCCGCTACCGGGGCGTCGACATCGAAGACCTCGTCGGCCACGTCTCCTTCGGGAACGTCTGGGGCCTGCTGGTCGACGGTGCTTTCAACCCCGGCCTGCCGGCCGCCGAGCCCTTCCCCATTCCGGTCCACTCCGGTGACATCCGCGTCGACGTCCAGTCCGCGCTCGCGATGCTCGCCCCCGTGTGGGGTCTGAAACCGCTGCTGGACATCGACGCGCAGACCGCCCGTGACGACCTCGCGCGCGCGGCCGTGATGGCACTGTCGTACGTCGCCCAGTCCGCCCGCGGCCAGGGCCTGCCCATGGTGCCGCAGCGGGAGATCGACAAGGCCGAGTCCGTCGTCGAGCGGTTCATGATCCGCTGGCGGGGCGAGCCGGACCCGCGGCACGTCAAGGCCGTCGACGCCTACTGGACCTCCGCCGCCGAGCACGGCATGAACGCCTCCACCTTCACCGCGCGCGTCATCGCCTCGACCGGCGCGGACGTCGCCGCCGCGCTGTCCGGCGCGGTCGGCGCCATGTCGGGGCCGCTGCACGGCGGGGCGCCCTCCCGCGTGCTCGGCATGATCGAGGAGATCGAGCGCACCGGGGACGCCGTGGCCTACGTGAAGAAGGCCCTGGACAAGGGCGAGCGGCTGATGGGCTTCGGGCACCGCGTCTACCGCGCCGAGGACCCGCGCGCCAGGGTGCTGCGGCGCACGGCCAAGGAGCTGGACGCGCCGCGCTACGAGGTCGCCGCCGCGCTGGAGAAGGCCGCGCTGGAGGAACTGCACGCGCGCCGTCCCGACCGGGTGCTCGCCACCAACGTGGAGTTCTGGGCGGCGATCATGCTGGACTTCGCCGAGGTCCCCGCGCACATGTTCACCTCCATGTTCAGCTGCGCCCGCACCGCCGGCTGGTCGGCGCACATCCTGGAGCAGAAGCGCACCGGCCGCCTGGTGCGGCCGTCGGCCCGCTACACCGGGCCGGGGCGGCGCAACCCGCAGGAGATCGAGGGCTACGCGGACATCGCCGAGACCGCGTAG
- a CDS encoding enoyl-CoA hydratase family protein has product MAPLVHAAQATGIATLTLDSPANRNALSAALVTELRVALAAAAADGAVRAVVLTHTGSTFCAGADLKSPCDPADFVALLRETAELPKPVVARVTGHVRAGGLGLLGACDIAAAGPKSSYAFTETHLGLAPAVISMPLLPRLDPRAAARYFLTAEAFDAAEAARIGLLTLHAEDVDAALEPVLAGLRKASPQGLAATKALTAAAVREALIRDGSRLTELSAGLFASAEAREGITARFERRDPSWAL; this is encoded by the coding sequence ATGGCCCCACTCGTGCACGCCGCCCAGGCGACCGGCATTGCCACGCTCACCCTGGACTCCCCGGCCAACCGCAACGCCCTCTCCGCCGCCCTCGTCACCGAGCTCCGCGTCGCCCTCGCCGCGGCGGCGGCGGACGGAGCCGTCCGGGCCGTCGTCCTCACCCACACCGGCAGTACCTTCTGCGCCGGGGCCGACCTCAAGTCGCCCTGCGATCCAGCCGACTTCGTGGCCCTGCTCCGCGAGACCGCCGAGCTGCCCAAGCCCGTCGTCGCCCGCGTCACCGGCCATGTCCGGGCCGGCGGCCTCGGCCTGCTCGGCGCCTGCGACATCGCCGCCGCCGGACCGAAGTCCTCGTACGCCTTCACCGAGACCCACCTGGGCCTCGCCCCTGCCGTGATCTCCATGCCCCTGCTGCCGCGCCTCGACCCCCGCGCCGCCGCCCGCTACTTCCTCACCGCCGAGGCCTTCGACGCGGCCGAGGCCGCCCGGATCGGCCTGCTCACCCTGCACGCCGAGGACGTGGACGCCGCGCTGGAGCCCGTACTCGCCGGCCTGCGCAAGGCCTCCCCGCAAGGTCTGGCCGCGACCAAGGCGCTGACGGCGGCCGCCGTACGAGAGGCACTCATCCGCGACGGCTCCCGTCTCACCGAGCTGTCCGCGGGACTCTTCGCCTCCGCCGAGGCCCGCGAGGGCATCACGGCCCGCTTCGAGCGCCGGGACCCGTCATGGGCACTGTGA
- a CDS encoding acetyl/propionyl/methylcrotonyl-CoA carboxylase subunit alpha — MTNLTSLLVANRGEIAVRIFRTARALGLATVAVHSDPDADALHVREADAAVRLPGAAPADTYLRGDLVIKAALAAGADAVHPGYGFLSENAGFAREVLAAGLTWIGPPPEAIEAMASKTRAKDLMRAAGVPLLDPVDPATATPADLPLLLKAAAGGGGRGMRVVRDLDQLKEALDAASAEARSAFGDGEVFAEPYVERGRHVEVQILADAHGTVWALGTRDCSLQRRHQKVIEEAPAPGLPEGLRTTLHAAAVAAARAVSYRGAGTVEFLVTADGRPYFLEMNTRLQVEHPVTEAVFGLDLVALQLRVAEGAALPLSPPEPTGHAVEARLYAEDPAQDWRPQTGALHTLAIPGEVRVDTGFTDGDTVGIHYDPMLAKVVAHAPTRAEAVRALAHALAGARIHGLTTNRELLVRSLRHPEFAAGQLDTGFYERHLDTLTNGAPDATAAALAAALAEAAPAPDAPLAARLGGWRNVRSQPQTRRYTTAGTEYEVQYHPVNHPGIRVLAATPALVTLEIEGIRRAFHVKHKSNEIYVDSALGAHTFTRVPRFPDPQDRTEPGSLLAPMPGTVVRVAEGLAPGSPVTAGQPLLWLEAMKMEHRILAPASGTLTALHVATGQQVEFGALLAVVQEESLS, encoded by the coding sequence ATGACGAACCTGACCTCCCTCCTCGTTGCCAACCGCGGCGAGATCGCCGTCCGGATCTTCCGCACCGCCCGCGCCCTGGGTCTGGCCACCGTCGCCGTCCACTCCGACCCGGACGCCGACGCCCTGCACGTCCGCGAAGCCGACGCGGCCGTACGGCTGCCCGGCGCCGCCCCCGCCGACACCTACCTGCGCGGCGACCTGGTCATCAAGGCCGCCCTCGCCGCGGGCGCCGACGCCGTCCACCCCGGCTACGGCTTCCTCTCCGAGAACGCCGGCTTCGCCCGTGAGGTCCTCGCCGCCGGCCTGACCTGGATCGGCCCGCCCCCCGAGGCCATCGAGGCCATGGCATCCAAGACCCGGGCCAAGGACCTGATGCGCGCCGCCGGAGTGCCGCTCCTCGACCCCGTCGACCCGGCCACCGCCACCCCCGCCGACCTGCCCCTGCTCCTCAAGGCCGCGGCCGGGGGCGGCGGCCGCGGAATGCGCGTGGTCCGCGACCTCGACCAGCTCAAGGAGGCCCTCGACGCGGCCTCCGCCGAGGCCCGCTCGGCCTTCGGCGACGGAGAGGTCTTCGCCGAGCCCTACGTGGAGCGCGGCCGCCACGTCGAGGTGCAGATCCTCGCCGACGCCCACGGCACCGTCTGGGCGCTGGGCACCCGCGACTGCTCCCTCCAGCGGCGCCACCAGAAGGTCATCGAGGAAGCCCCCGCACCGGGCCTCCCCGAGGGCCTGCGCACGACCCTCCACGCCGCCGCCGTGGCGGCCGCCCGCGCCGTCTCCTACCGGGGCGCGGGCACGGTCGAGTTCCTCGTCACCGCCGACGGACGCCCGTACTTCCTGGAGATGAACACCCGACTCCAGGTCGAACACCCCGTCACCGAAGCCGTCTTCGGCCTCGACCTCGTCGCCCTCCAGCTGCGCGTCGCCGAAGGCGCCGCCCTGCCCCTGTCGCCCCCGGAACCCACCGGACACGCCGTCGAGGCCCGCCTCTACGCCGAGGACCCCGCCCAGGACTGGCGCCCGCAGACCGGCGCCCTGCACACCCTCGCCATCCCCGGCGAGGTCCGCGTCGACACCGGCTTCACCGACGGGGACACCGTCGGCATCCACTACGACCCCATGCTCGCCAAGGTCGTCGCCCACGCCCCGACCCGCGCCGAGGCCGTCCGGGCCCTCGCCCACGCCCTCGCCGGAGCCCGCATCCACGGGCTCACCACCAACCGCGAGCTCCTCGTACGGTCCCTGCGGCACCCGGAGTTCGCCGCCGGGCAGCTCGACACCGGCTTCTACGAACGCCACCTCGACACCCTCACCAACGGCGCCCCGGACGCCACCGCGGCCGCCCTCGCCGCCGCCCTCGCCGAAGCCGCCCCCGCCCCGGACGCCCCCCTCGCCGCCCGCCTCGGCGGCTGGCGCAACGTCCGCTCCCAGCCGCAGACCCGCCGCTACACCACGGCCGGCACCGAGTACGAGGTCCAGTACCACCCGGTGAACCACCCCGGAATCCGGGTCCTGGCCGCGACCCCCGCCCTCGTCACCCTCGAAATCGAGGGCATCCGACGGGCGTTCCACGTGAAACACAAATCGAACGAGATCTACGTGGACTCCGCCCTCGGCGCCCACACCTTCACCCGCGTCCCCCGCTTCCCGGACCCCCAGGACCGCACGGAACCGGGCTCGCTGCTCGCCCCCATGCCCGGCACCGTCGTCCGCGTCGCCGAGGGCCTCGCCCCCGGCAGCCCCGTCACCGCAGGCCAGCCCCTGCTCTGGCTGGAGGCCATGAAGATGGAGCACCGCATCCTCGCTCCCGCCTCCGGCACGCTCACCGCGCTCCACGTCGCCACCGGCCAACAGGTGGAATTCGGCGCCCTGCTCGCCGTAGTCCAGGAGGAATCGCTGTCATGA